Proteins encoded together in one Erinaceus europaeus chromosome 11, mEriEur2.1, whole genome shotgun sequence window:
- the MTF2 gene encoding metal-response element-binding transcription factor 2 isoform X8 — MVCTICQEEYSEAPNEMVICDKCGQGYHQLCHTPHIDSSVIDSDEKWLCRQCVFATTTKRGGALKKGPNAKALQVMKQTLPYSVADLEWDAGHKTNVQQCYCYCGGPGDWYLKMLQCCKCKQWFHEACVQCLQKPMLFGDRFYTFICSVCSSGPEYLKRLPLQWVDIAHLCLYNLSVIHKKKYFDSELELMTYINENWDRLHPGELADTPKSERYEHVLEALNDYKTMFMSGKEIKKKKHLFGLRIRVPPVPPNVAFKAEKEPEGTSHEFKIKGRKASKPISDSREVSNGIEKKGKKKSVGRPPGPYTRKMIQKTAEPPLDKESVSENPTLDLPCSIGRTEGTAHSSNTSDMDFTGASSAKETTSSNISRHYGLSDSRKRTRTGRSWPASIPHLRRRRGRLPRRALQTQNSEIVKDDEGKDDYQFDELNTEILNNLADQELQLNHLKNSITSYFGAAGRIACGEKYRVLARRVTLDGKVQYLVEWEGATAS, encoded by the exons ATGGTCTGTACAATATGTCAAGAAGAGTATTCAGAAGCTCCCAATGAAATGGTTATATGTGATAAGTGTGGCCAAG GATATCATCAGTTGTGTCACACACCTCATATTGATTCCAGTGTGATTGATTCAGATGAAAAATGGCTCTGTCGACAGTGTGTttttgcaacaacaacaaag AGGGGTGGTGCACTTAAGAAAGGACCTAATGCCAAAGCATTGCAAGTCATGAAGCAGACATTACCCTATAGTGTGGCAGACCTTGAATGGGACGCAGGTCATAAAACCAATGTTCAGCAATGTTACTGCTATTGTGGAGGCCCTGGAGA CTGGTATTTAAAGATGCTACAGTGCTGCAAATGTAAACAGTGGTTTCATGAAGCTTGTGTGCAATGCCTTCAAAAGCCAATGCTATTTGGAGACAG gttttatacatttatttgttCTGTCTGCAGTTCTGGACCAGAATACCTCAAACGCCTACCATTGCAGTG GGTAGATATTGCACATCTATGCCTTTACAACCTAAGTGTTATTCACAAGAAGAAATACTTTGACTCTGAACTTGAGCTTATGACATATATTAATGAAAACTGGGATAGACTGCACCCTGGAGAG CTGGCAGACACACCAAAATCTGAAAGATATGAGCATGTTCTGGAGGCATTAAATGATTACAAGACCAT gttTATGTctgggaaagaaataaagaagaagaagcatttgTTTGGGTTGCGAATACGTGTTCCTCCTGTGCCACCAAATGTGGCTTTCAAAGCAGAAAAAGAACCTGAAGGAACATCCCATGAATTTAAAATTAAAGGCAGAAAGGCATCCAAACCTATATCTGATTCAAG GGAAGTCAGCAATGGtatagaaaagaaagggaagaaaaaatctGTAGGTCGTCCACCTGGTCCATATACAAGAAAAATGATTCAGAAAACTGCTGAGCCACCTTTG gaCAAGGAATCTGTTTCAGAGAACCCTACCTTGGATTTACCTTGTTCTATAGG GAGAACTGAGGGAACTGCACATTCTTCCAATACCTCAGATATGGATTTCACGGGTGCTTCCAGTGCAAAAGAAACTACCTCGTCTAATATTTCCAGGCATTATGG atTATCTGACTCCAGAAAAAGAACTCGTACAGGAAGATCTTGGCCTGCTTCAATACCACATTTGCGGAGGAGGAGAGGCCGTCTTCCAAGAAGAGCACTCCAGACTCAGAACTCAGAAATTGTAAAAGACGATGAAGGCAAAGATGACTACCAGTTTGATGAACTCAACACAGAGATTCTGAATAACTTAGCAGATCAGGAGTTGCAACTTAATCACTTAAAGAACTCAATTACCAGTTATTTTGGTGCTGCCGGTAGAATAGCATGTGGTGAAAAATACCGAGTGCTGGCTCGTCGGGTGACACTTGATGGAAAGGTGCAGTATCTTGTGGAATGGGAAGGAGCAACTGCATCCTGA
- the MTF2 gene encoding metal-response element-binding transcription factor 2 isoform X6 — protein sequence MSSQVYKETKPERGKRTRNQNKQGKMQKTNKKIGATGSGEMVCTICQEEYSEAPNEMVICDKCGQGYHQLCHTPHIDSSVIDSDEKWLCRQCVFATTTKRGGALKKGPNAKALQVMKQTLPYSVADLEWDAGHKTNVQQCYCYCGGPGDWYLKMLQCCKCKQWFHEACVQCLQKPMLFGDRFYTFICSVCSSGPEYLKRLPLQWVDIAHLCLYNLSVIHKKKYFDSELELMTYINENWDRLHPGELADTPKSERYEHVLEALNDYKTMFMSGKEIKKKKHLFGLRIRVPPVPPNVAFKAEKEPEGTSHEFKIKGRKASKPISDSREVSNGIEKKGKKKSVGRPPGPYTRKMIQKTAEPPLDKESVSENPTLDLPCSIGRTEGTAHSSNTSDMDFTGASSAKETTSSNISRHYGLSDSRKRTRTGRSWPASIPHLRRRRGRLPRRALQTQNSEIVKDDEGKDDYQFDELNTEILNNLADQELQLNHLKNSITSYFGAAGRIACGEKYRVLARRVTLDGKVQYLVEWEGATAS from the exons ATGTCCAGCCAAGTGTACAAGGAGACAAAACCTGAAAGAGGAAAGAGGACaagaaaccaaaacaaacaaggaaaaatgcaaaaaacaaacaaaaaaattg GAGCCACTGGAAGTGGGGAGATGGTCTGTACAATATGTCAAGAAGAGTATTCAGAAGCTCCCAATGAAATGGTTATATGTGATAAGTGTGGCCAAG GATATCATCAGTTGTGTCACACACCTCATATTGATTCCAGTGTGATTGATTCAGATGAAAAATGGCTCTGTCGACAGTGTGTttttgcaacaacaacaaag AGGGGTGGTGCACTTAAGAAAGGACCTAATGCCAAAGCATTGCAAGTCATGAAGCAGACATTACCCTATAGTGTGGCAGACCTTGAATGGGACGCAGGTCATAAAACCAATGTTCAGCAATGTTACTGCTATTGTGGAGGCCCTGGAGA CTGGTATTTAAAGATGCTACAGTGCTGCAAATGTAAACAGTGGTTTCATGAAGCTTGTGTGCAATGCCTTCAAAAGCCAATGCTATTTGGAGACAG gttttatacatttatttgttCTGTCTGCAGTTCTGGACCAGAATACCTCAAACGCCTACCATTGCAGTG GGTAGATATTGCACATCTATGCCTTTACAACCTAAGTGTTATTCACAAGAAGAAATACTTTGACTCTGAACTTGAGCTTATGACATATATTAATGAAAACTGGGATAGACTGCACCCTGGAGAG CTGGCAGACACACCAAAATCTGAAAGATATGAGCATGTTCTGGAGGCATTAAATGATTACAAGACCAT gttTATGTctgggaaagaaataaagaagaagaagcatttgTTTGGGTTGCGAATACGTGTTCCTCCTGTGCCACCAAATGTGGCTTTCAAAGCAGAAAAAGAACCTGAAGGAACATCCCATGAATTTAAAATTAAAGGCAGAAAGGCATCCAAACCTATATCTGATTCAAG GGAAGTCAGCAATGGtatagaaaagaaagggaagaaaaaatctGTAGGTCGTCCACCTGGTCCATATACAAGAAAAATGATTCAGAAAACTGCTGAGCCACCTTTG gaCAAGGAATCTGTTTCAGAGAACCCTACCTTGGATTTACCTTGTTCTATAGG GAGAACTGAGGGAACTGCACATTCTTCCAATACCTCAGATATGGATTTCACGGGTGCTTCCAGTGCAAAAGAAACTACCTCGTCTAATATTTCCAGGCATTATGG atTATCTGACTCCAGAAAAAGAACTCGTACAGGAAGATCTTGGCCTGCTTCAATACCACATTTGCGGAGGAGGAGAGGCCGTCTTCCAAGAAGAGCACTCCAGACTCAGAACTCAGAAATTGTAAAAGACGATGAAGGCAAAGATGACTACCAGTTTGATGAACTCAACACAGAGATTCTGAATAACTTAGCAGATCAGGAGTTGCAACTTAATCACTTAAAGAACTCAATTACCAGTTATTTTGGTGCTGCCGGTAGAATAGCATGTGGTGAAAAATACCGAGTGCTGGCTCGTCGGGTGACACTTGATGGAAAGGTGCAGTATCTTGTGGAATGGGAAGGAGCAACTGCATCCTGA